The Kwoniella dendrophila CBS 6074 chromosome 3, complete sequence genome contains a region encoding:
- a CDS encoding ribosomal protein L19, with product MSRPTASRLFQQAVNTVRQPIASSSRGYASSSSATASSSSYPFNPSAIISSPIVDPSNIPANLLNPRKGWSIINHIHSNRPKNQYTDLFSRRHPDRLKTGSVLTVLQYTDSTKKTISPFSGVLMGIKKRGGVDTSFKLRNIVNKLGVEMSFKINSPLIKEIKIIKSAKDKQGQIKDLRRSKVNYLRNSQSLMTNIASALKASKR from the exons ATGAGTCGACCAACTGCATCTCGCCTGTTTCAACAAGCTGTCAATACCGTACGACAACCTATAGCATCAAGTTCTAGGGGTTATgcgtcatcttcttctgctactgcttcttcctctt CTTATCCATTCAATCCATCTGCAataatttcttcacctattgTAGATCCATCAAATATTCCTGCAAATTTATTAAATCCACGTAAAGGATGGTCAATAATAAATCATATACATTCAAATAGaccaaaaaatcaatatacaGATTTATTTTCAAGAAGACATCCAGATAGATTAAAAACTGGTTCAGTTTTAACTGTTTTACAATATACAGATTCAACTAAAAAAacaatttcaccattttcaggtgTTTTAATGGGTATAAAAAAAAGAGGTGGTGTAGATACAAGTTTTAAATTAAGAAATATTgtaaataaattaggtgttgAAATGTCTTTTAAaattaattcacctttaataaaagaaattaaaattattaaatctgctaaagataaacaaggtcaaattaaagatttaagaagatcaaaagtaAATTATTTAAGAAATAGTCAAAGTTTAATGACAAATATAGCAAGTGCTTTAAAAGCTTCAAAACGTTAA